Below is a genomic region from Halobacterium sp. CBA1132.
GTTCGAGGTGGTCGACGAGGAAGTCCGCGGCCGTCAGGCCCGCCAGCCCGAACTCCGAGAACCCGCAGACGAGCGCGTCGCTGGGTTCGGTGTCGTGTGTGAACTCGAACTCGGGGGTGTTGCGGCCCGGGGATGGTGCCGCATCGGCGTCTACCATACCGGGACGACGGCGACCAACCCCTTATCGGTTCGGTCAGTCGTCGGCGTGCATCGTCACGCGGCCCTCGATTTCGGGGTCGATGCCGCGCTCGCGGGCGTAGTCGGCGAGCACTTCGTGTTGGACGTCGAGGCGGTCGACGCGGTGGGCTTCGTCGAGCGCCGGGAACTCGTCGTCCGTGTAGAAGAGGTAGTCCGTGGTCGCGAGCGTGTACGTCGCGCCGGGGTCGACCGGCTCGCCGGCGACGCGGACCTCCAGCAGTTCGTCGGTGGTCTCGTCCCACGTGAGTTCCGCGCCGGAGACGTGCGCGTGCCACCAGTCGGGTTCCGCGAACCCCAGCGACCCGCCTTTCGCCCCGCGGAACACGTCCAGCAGTTCCGCGCCCGACAGCTCAGCGACAGAGACGGACTCCTCGAAGGGCACGACGCTGACGAGGTCCGCGACGGTGACGTCGCCGGCAAGTTCGGGGCCGTCGCGGACGCCGCCCGAGTTCTGGAGCGCGACGTCCGTGCCGGCCGCCCAGCGGTAGGCGTCCGCGACGAAGTTCCCGATGCGGGACTCCCCGCGGAACAGCGTCGACTCGGTGCGCTCCATCGGTTCAGTGACGTGGCCGACGGTATCGTTCAGTCCGGTCTCGGCCATGCGCTCGCGGAGGCGCTCCGCCAGCGGCTCGTAGACGGGCGCGTCGGCGACGACGTGGCGCGTGACTTCGCCGGCGTCGAGGTCGACTTCGAGGACCACATCGCCGCCGGAGCCGGGGCGCGTGAGCAGGGTGTCGTCGAGGCGTTCGACGCGCTCGGCGGGAATGTGGCCGCCGAGCACCGCGTCCACGTCCGTCGTAGCGGCGAGTTCCTCGTCCCCGCGGCCGAGGTGCGAGAGCGCGACCACGTAGTCGACGCCCGCGTCCCGCAGTTCCTCGTTGGCCTCCCGTGTGGCTTCGATTGGGTCGGTGACGGTGAGGTCGCTGGCCATCGGATTCAGCGACGGGGTGGCGTCGTCGAGGACGCCGACGAACCCGACGCGCGTGCCGTCGACCTCGATAATCGTCCACGGGTCGACACCGGCGACGCGGTCGCCGTCCCGGTAGACGTTCGCGGACACCCACGTCTGCGGGGACGCCGCGACGATGTCGCCGGTGACGTCGGCGCCGTAGTCGAAGTCGTGGTTGCCGAACGTCTCCACGTCGGGGTCGACGGCGTCGTAGAAGTCGAGCGCCTGCCGTCCCTCGGTCGCCAGCGAGAGTACGCCCGGCGCCGTGTTGTCGCCCGAACCCGCTGCAATCGCGGCGCCGCGGTCGCGGAGCACGGACGCGAGTCGACCGGCGTTCGCGGGCGAGTCGTAGACGTTCTCCAAATCAGAGTAGTGGAAAATCCGGGCCGCCATTACCGGAATCGAGGCCGCCAGCGGGGAAGAGCGCTTCGGTGAGCGGCGTCTCCGCCGCCAACGGGGGACGGACAGCGATAAATGGCCCACCGGGCTACGGGACTGTATGTTCACGGTGACGACCGACGACGGCACGCTGCACGTCGCCGACGACGAGGGCGAGCGCGGGCAAGACGGCACGTTCTACGTCGTCTACCGCACGGCGGACCGACAGCGGCGGTACGGCTACTACTGTTCGAACTGCGAGTCCATCGACGTCGCGATGGACTCGATGCGGCGCATCAAGTGCAACGGCTGTGGGAACTTCACGAAGCCCGACGAGTGGGACTCCGCCCACGAGTAGCGCCGGAACCGCCAACTCGTACTTCCTCCCCCGGGATTTCTGTACGCGCGTCCCGATTCTCGCCGGATTCGGGAACGGCAGGAAAGCTTATTACGTAGGCTGTCCACGGTACGAGTGCATGGGGACTGTTACCACCCCTCCCGACGAGCAGGCCCGGTCGATATTCGACGACCTCGGGTACAGCCTCGCAGGAGACGGCGCGGAGTTCTCCGCGACGCGCGACTGGAAAGAGATACGCGTCACAGCCGTCACAGACCGAGTCGAGGCCGACCACGACAGCGGCTATCGCTGTTTCGTGACGTGGGCCGAGAACACCGACGCGCTCGAACGACAGCTGCGTCGGCTCGACCCGCCCTACGAGTGGGCGGTGATGGGCGTCGAGGAGGACGGTGACTACGAAGTAGCGCGCGCCCCGCCGGTCAGTTAGGGGCGCAGTTCTCTTATCGCAGCGCTTCCCGCGTCGCCGCCAGCCCGGCAGCCGCGTCCACGTCCGCACCGAGCGCGTCGAAGGCGTCAGCGAGCGCCGCGACGACGAGCGTGACGTTCTCGGGGCGCGCGCCGTGGCCCATACAGCCGATGCGGAACACGTCGCCCTCCAGCGCGCCGAGACCGGACGCGATTTCGAGGTCGTAGTGCTCCAGCACGTAGTCGATGACGTCGCCGTCGTCGACGCCCTCGGGCACGCGCACGGCGTTCAGGCTCGGCAGCCAGTAGTCGTCCTCGGGGTTGAGGCCGAGGCCCATCGCCTCGACGCCGGCCTTCAGCGCGCCCGCGACGCGCTCGTGGCGCTCCCAGCGCGCCTCGATGCCCTCCTCGGCGACCAGCCGCAGCGCCTCGCGGAGCGCGTACACGTTCGAGACGGGCGCCGTGTGGTGGTACGCGCGCTCGTCGCCCCAGTAGCCCTCCAGCAGCGAGAGGTCCAGATACCACGACCGCGGGTCCTCGTCGCGGGAGAGTACTTTGTCCATCGCGTCGTCGTTCAGCGTCAGCGGGCTCGCGCCCGGCGGACACGACAGGCACTTCTGCGGGCCGGAGTACGCCGCGTCGATGCCCCACTCGTCGACGCGGAGTTCGACGCCGCCGAGGCTCGTCACGGTGTCCGCGAGGACGAGTGCGTCGTGCTCGTGGGCGATGTCCGTGAGTTCGGGGACGTTCGTCTGCTTCGCGCCCGTCGACGTCTCCGCGTGCACGAACCCGAAGACATCCGGCTGGTGCTCGTCGAAGGCGTCCGCGACGTCCTCGGGCCGAAGCGGCTCGCCCCACGGCG
It encodes:
- a CDS encoding alanine--glyoxylate aminotransferase family protein; amino-acid sequence: MTDAPDVGELNPPQRTLMGPGPSPVHPRVLKAMSTPLVGHLDPSFVEMMDETQALLRYAFRTDNEWTIPVSGTGSAAMEAAIGNLTEPGDTFLAPTNGYFGDRMAEMARRAGGDVVRVDAPWGEPLRPEDVADAFDEHQPDVFGFVHAETSTGAKQTNVPELTDIAHEHDALVLADTVTSLGGVELRVDEWGIDAAYSGPQKCLSCPPGASPLTLNDDAMDKVLSRDEDPRSWYLDLSLLEGYWGDERAYHHTAPVSNVYALREALRLVAEEGIEARWERHERVAGALKAGVEAMGLGLNPEDDYWLPSLNAVRVPEGVDDGDVIDYVLEHYDLEIASGLGALEGDVFRIGCMGHGARPENVTLVVAALADAFDALGADVDAAAGLAATREALR
- a CDS encoding DUF5816 domain-containing protein: MFTVTTDDGTLHVADDEGERGQDGTFYVVYRTADRQRRYGYYCSNCESIDVAMDSMRRIKCNGCGNFTKPDEWDSAHE
- a CDS encoding bifunctional UDP-sugar hydrolase/5'-nucleotidase, with amino-acid sequence MAARIFHYSDLENVYDSPANAGRLASVLRDRGAAIAAGSGDNTAPGVLSLATEGRQALDFYDAVDPDVETFGNHDFDYGADVTGDIVAASPQTWVSANVYRDGDRVAGVDPWTIIEVDGTRVGFVGVLDDATPSLNPMASDLTVTDPIEATREANEELRDAGVDYVVALSHLGRGDEELAATTDVDAVLGGHIPAERVERLDDTLLTRPGSGGDVVLEVDLDAGEVTRHVVADAPVYEPLAERLRERMAETGLNDTVGHVTEPMERTESTLFRGESRIGNFVADAYRWAAGTDVALQNSGGVRDGPELAGDVTVADLVSVVPFEESVSVAELSGAELLDVFRGAKGGSLGFAEPDWWHAHVSGAELTWDETTDELLEVRVAGEPVDPGATYTLATTDYLFYTDDEFPALDEAHRVDRLDVQHEVLADYARERGIDPEIEGRVTMHADD